Proteins found in one Haemorhous mexicanus isolate bHaeMex1 chromosome 23, bHaeMex1.pri, whole genome shotgun sequence genomic segment:
- the LOC132337693 gene encoding kazrin isoform X1, with amino-acid sequence MKEMLTKDLEETHGSKSPEVLSATELKVQLAQKEQELARAKEALQAMKADRKRLKGEKTDLVSQMQQLYATLESREEQLRDFIRNYEQHRKESEDAVKALAKEKDLLEREKWELRRQAKEATDHASALRSQLDLKDNRMKELEAELAMAKQSLATLTKDVPKRHSLAMPGETVLNGNQEWVMQADLPLTAAIRQSQQTLYHSHPQHSADRQAVRVSPCHSRQPSIISDASAAEGDRSSTPSDINSPRHRTHSLCNGDSPGPVQKNLHNPIVQSLEDLEDQKRKKKKEKMGFGSISRVFARGKQRKSLDPGLFDGTAPDYYIEEDADW; translated from the exons ATGAAGGAAATGCTGACCAAGGACCTGGAGGAGACCCACGGCAGCAAGTCCCCAGAGGTGCTCTCGGCCACAGAGCTGAAggtgcagctggcacagaaggagcaggagctggcacgTGCCaaggaggctctgcagg CCATGAAAGCCGACCGCAAGCGCTTGAAGGGGGAGAAGACAGACCTGGTGAGCCAGATGCAGCAGCTGTACGCCACGCTGGAGAGCCGAGAGGAGCAGCTCCGGGACTTCATCCGCAACTACGAGCAGCACAGGAAA gagaGCGAGGACGCGGTGAAAGCCCTGGCCAAGGAGAAGGATCTGCTGGAGCGGGAGAAGTGGGAGCTGAGGCGGCAGGCCAAGGAGGCCACGGACCACGCCAGCGCCCTCCGCTCCCAGCTTGACCTGAAGGACAACCGCATGAAGGAGCTGGAGGCCGAGCTGGCCATG GCCAAGCAGTCCCTGGCTACGCTGACCAAGGACGTGCCCAAGCGCCATTCCTTGGCCATGCCGGGCGAGACGGTGCTGAACGGCAACCAGGAGTGGGTGATGCAGGCTGACCTCCCGCTGACCGCCGCCATCCGGCAGAGCCAGCAGACCCTCTACCACTCACACCCCCAGCACTCGGCGGACCGGCAAG CAGTCAGAGTGAGCCCCTGCCATTCCCGGCAGCCGTCCATCATCTCCGACGCCTCGGCGGCCGAAGGGGACCGGTCGTCCACTCCGAGTGACATCAACTCCCCCCGGCATCGAACGCACTCGCTCTGCAAC GGGGACAGTCCTGGACCGGTACAGAAGAACTTGCACAATCCAATTGTACAG TCTCTAGAAGACCTGGAAGACCAAAAAcggaaaaagaagaaagagaagatggGCTTTGGCTCCATCTCCAGGGTGTTTGCCCGGGGGAAGCAGCGCAAGTCCCTCGATCCCGGTCTCTTTGACGGGACGGCCCCCGACTACTACATCGAGGAGGACGCGGACTGGTGA